The genomic interval TCCCATCCCAACGCTTGAGCCGCATGGGATGTGTCGATCAGCGCACGATAGGGATTATCCGCCACATAGGCGGCGAGGTCGCCGCGCCAGGGCAGGTGCGACCAGTATTTCTGCACCAGTTCCGCCGTAGGGATGTCTAAAGAGGTGTCCTTTGCACTCAACAGAAAGGCGTCGTGCTGGATGCCCTTCACCTGGAGCGCAAGCAACACCGCATCGCAAACGTCCTGAAGGTCTACATACGCCCAGAGCTCATCCTTGCCCCATTCCGCACGCGTCTCGGCGGAAAATCGCCGCCACCACGGGACCGGTTGCGCTGTATTCAGCACGAAGGCGGGACGGAAGCATATTGTCACGATGCCGTAGCGCTCCGAGTAGCTGCGGCACACCTCCTCCGCCAGATGCTTGGAAAGCTGGTAAGGAGTCATTGGGTGGCGTGGGTGAAAGTCGTCTATCGGTAGATATTCTGGCGGACGGTGCCCACCCACACAACCCAATGCGTTGATGCTGGAGAAGTAAATCACTCGCCCCACACCCGCCTCTGCACAGGCTTGCAGCACATTCCACGTGCCCTGCACGTTGACCGCCAGTACTTCGTCGGCAGCGTTGCGGCGGTCGCTGGACATCGCGCCCAGATGCACGACAGCATCCACACCCTGTACCAACCTGCGAACAGTGTAAACATCGCGCAGGTCGCCCGCCACATGCTCCCACTCCGTGGCTGAGCTGGCTGTTCGGTCAAAGGTGCGTAACATATGCCCCTCTGCCAGCAGCCGCTTCACCAGTTCCTGCCCGATGAAACCATTACTTCCCGTGACCAGCAGACGCATCTCCGTTCTATCCTCCAGCCATGATGGTTGCCTGTGTATTATATCCGAATGTGTGCAAGCCGTGCGAGGGCATAGCGCGCAGAGTCATGCAATTTATCCTGACGTATTGTTAAATACTCTTTTCCTCGGTTCGCGCCGTGCTCGAAAGTTGCTGAACGGATCGGCGGGAGCCTTGCCCTCCGGTTGAGGCGGTTGCAGGCGATTTGGCGGGAGAATCCGGCGAGGCCGGCGAACTAAACCCGAAGAGGGGAACTTTACCGACGGAGGAAAAAGTCCGCGATGGACACCGAGCGACTGAAGGTGCTGTACCTGCCCAAATCCGACCATACCGAACTTGCGTTCACCCCATACTGGTGGAGGCGACTTTGTCGCAGCGCGGAGGTAGTGGAATGGAACCATGCTGTGCCCTGTACCTCTGAGAATGTAGCGGAGCGCATCGGTGATGTTGACGTGCTGGTAACCGCCTGGGGCAGCCCGCGTTTGACGGACGAACTACTGCAGAAGGCGACGAAGCTTCGGCTGATTGCGCACGCGGCAGGGTCAGTGAAGTTCATGCTCTCGCAGGATGCTGTGCAACGTGTTCTCATCCCGCGCGGCATCCGCGTGTTCAGCGGCAACGGTGCGATTGCGCTCAATGTGGCAGAAGCTACCGTTGGGATGATGATTATGGGAGCACGCCGATGGATAGACCATGCCCTTGCCTACCGCGAGCGCGGCGTGTGGCGCGACCCGGCACTTCCCCTGAACGGGCAGTACCTTCTGGGCGCGACGGTGGGGCTGGTTTCGTGCAGCACGGTTGCCAGAGAGGTGATACGGCTACTTCGTCCCTTCCGCACCCGCATTCTGGTTTACGACCCGTTCCTGCCACTACAGGAGGCGCGGCGCATGCGCCTGAAACCGGTGGATTTGGAAACGCTCTTCCGTGAGTCGCACATCGTCAGTGTGCATACTCCCCTTCTGCCCGAGACGGTGGCGCTGATTTGGGGAGAGCATTTGCGCTTGCTGCGCGAGAATAGTGTGCTGGTGAACACCAGTCGCGGTAAGGTGATAGACCACGATGCGCTGCTGGAAGAGGCGCGCACAGGGCGTTTTGTGGCGGTGCTGGATGTGACCGACCCCGAACCACTTCCTCCCGACCACCCTCTGCGCCATCTGCCCAATGTAATTATCCTGCCGCACATCGCGGGCGCGGGATTTTACGGTTACCACCGCATTGGCGAGCTGCTGGTGCGAGCGGTAGAAGCAACGGCAAAGGGACAACCTTTCGAGGGAGAGGTTCCGCTGGAGCGATACGAGCAGATTGCCTAAACCTCCCAGCCCGACTTTTGCCTGCGGCGTGGTCCGCCGCGTTTGGCGGTCTGGAAGGCGTCAATCAGGCTCACCACATACACCGACGCCATCACCGAAGCGAGGAAGAGAAACGACCCGCCACCCTGCTCGATATTCCGAGCACCCCACGGGGAAAACGCCATGAGCAACCAGAGCACCAGCCAAATCGCAATCAGCACTGCGCCTTTCACCCGGTCGTTCATCAGCCACTGAGCCAGCCCGGGAAAGACAATAGAGGCAGCGATAGCCAGAAGCGGGCTGGCGGGTTCTTCAGGCAGGTCGGAAGCGGAAATACCCCGCTGCTTGAGCAGGGCGGCGGCGTACTTGCGCTCGGCGGAGGCATAACGCGGCGAATCCACCGGAGAGAGGTCGCGCGCTTTGCGGAAGGACTGCACCGCCTCCTCGATGCGCCCGGTGCGTTCCTGAATATCGCCCAGCAGTTCCAGCGCTTCGGCATTGCTGG from Bacillota bacterium carries:
- a CDS encoding NAD(P)-dependent oxidoreductase, producing the protein MRLLVTGSNGFIGQELVKRLLAEGHMLRTFDRTASSATEWEHVAGDLRDVYTVRRLVQGVDAVVHLGAMSSDRRNAADEVLAVNVQGTWNVLQACAEAGVGRVIYFSSINALGCVGGHRPPEYLPIDDFHPRHPMTPYQLSKHLAEEVCRSYSERYGIVTICFRPAFVLNTAQPVPWWRRFSAETRAEWGKDELWAYVDLQDVCDAVLLALQVKGIQHDAFLLSAKDTSLDIPTAELVQKYWSHLPWRGDLAAYVADNPYRALIDTSHAAQALGWEAKRSWRNAPE
- a CDS encoding hydroxyacid dehydrogenase, with product MDTERLKVLYLPKSDHTELAFTPYWWRRLCRSAEVVEWNHAVPCTSENVAERIGDVDVLVTAWGSPRLTDELLQKATKLRLIAHAAGSVKFMLSQDAVQRVLIPRGIRVFSGNGAIALNVAEATVGMMIMGARRWIDHALAYRERGVWRDPALPLNGQYLLGATVGLVSCSTVAREVIRLLRPFRTRILVYDPFLPLQEARRMRLKPVDLETLFRESHIVSVHTPLLPETVALIWGEHLRLLRENSVLVNTSRGKVIDHDALLEEARTGRFVAVLDVTDPEPLPPDHPLRHLPNVIILPHIAGAGFYGYHRIGELLVRAVEATAKGQPFEGEVPLERYEQIA
- a CDS encoding tetratricopeptide repeat protein → MPAADEDELRREQIEKLLREAYVYQMRNDLLRAEERCRQLLELDASNAEALELLGDIQERTGRIEEAVQSFRKARDLSPVDSPRYASAERKYAAALLKQRGISASDLPEEPASPLLAIAASIVFPGLAQWLMNDRVKGAVLIAIWLVLWLLMAFSPWGARNIEQGGGSFLFLASVMASVYVVSLIDAFQTAKRGGPRRRQKSGWEV